From a single Terriglobia bacterium genomic region:
- a CDS encoding TIR domain-containing protein yields the protein MALKLFISFAAEDMRFRDLFVGQAKNSDTPFEFRDMSLQEPFDSKWKTRCRDKIKQCHGFVALLSKKTWRAEGARWEIQCAYEEDLPLLGIHIHRNNKGAIPPELAGCRVVEWHWNSIGNFIRRVNSKRSAWDRFLD from the coding sequence ATGGCACTAAAACTTTTCATTAGCTTTGCGGCTGAGGACATGCGGTTTAGAGATTTGTTCGTTGGGCAGGCAAAAAACAGCGATACACCTTTCGAATTTCGAGACATGTCGCTTCAGGAGCCCTTCGACTCCAAGTGGAAGACGCGATGCCGTGACAAGATCAAGCAGTGCCACGGATTCGTAGCTCTCCTTAGCAAGAAGACATGGCGAGCGGAAGGTGCCCGATGGGAAATCCAGTGCGCTTATGAAGAAGACTTACCGCTACTTGGGATACACATTCATAGGAACAACAAAGGGGCGATACCGCCTGAACTCGCCGGGTGTAGGGTCGTGGAATGGCACTGGAACTCTATTGGGAACTTCATACGACGTGTGAATAGTAAGAGGTCGGCATGGGATCGGTTTCTCGACTAA
- a CDS encoding DUF302 domain-containing protein, whose product MTIITPPDNVVAVQTSMSFDRTLESLRTELPRRDFRILSEVDFSRELESHIGISATHYIVLIVWHPFSAYQAILSDPNGGLMVPFNLAVYQNGGATIVAALNQPSLTREASLGVRVLGQEMNRRVREVLLHLGTHEQHTDPRAAARKSTLSR is encoded by the coding sequence ATGACCATCATCACGCCACCGGACAATGTCGTTGCCGTACAAACGTCGATGAGCTTTGATCGCACACTTGAATCTCTGCGCACGGAGCTGCCGCGCCGCGACTTTCGTATTTTATCGGAAGTCGATTTCAGCAGGGAGCTAGAGAGCCATATCGGAATATCCGCTACCCACTACATTGTGCTCATCGTTTGGCACCCATTCTCTGCCTACCAAGCCATACTAAGTGACCCCAATGGCGGACTAATGGTGCCGTTCAACCTTGCGGTGTACCAAAATGGTGGCGCAACCATTGTCGCGGCTCTCAACCAGCCGTCCCTTACGCGAGAAGCATCGCTCGGCGTTCGCGTACTTGGCCAAGAGATGAATCGGCGGGTCCGCGAAGTTCTGCTGCACCTCGGGACACATGAACAACACACCGATCCACGGGCGGCCGCTCGCAAAAGTACATTAAGTCGGTGA
- a CDS encoding sigma-54 dependent transcriptional regulator, with protein MTRGPILIVDDDPGQRRIVEFWLQEVGYTVVTAPDGLNGLKAFQLHSPSLVITDMRMPHMSGLDLMAKVKAINDDTPVIVITAFGTVSDAVDAMRLGAADYILKPINADELKLSVSRIFERQQLVDENRYLRDLVGSELQFSSIIGNSRKMRDVFAVATQVARRDSTVLITGESGTGKEILAKAIHQNSLRAGKPFITVNCGALPETLVESELFGHTKGAFTGAAGERAGKFETANEGTIFLDEVGELPLAMQVKLLRVLQEREVDKLGSSHPVKVNVRIIAATNRDLKTQVEDGDLREDLYYRLSVITIQLPPLRERREDIPALIAHFLRRFAERYETTRLTIGDDALDVLQKYDWPGNIRELENVIERLSVLATGNAIGAADLPAEIRANRSRIASIGLKLPDEGISLEEVEKEILVQALEKHHWNQTRASRYLNISRKTLIYRMEKFGLVERGAAEHEAPNNAE; from the coding sequence ATGACCCGCGGCCCGATCCTCATTGTGGATGATGACCCCGGACAACGCAGGATTGTTGAATTCTGGCTGCAGGAGGTTGGCTACACTGTTGTTACAGCCCCGGATGGGCTGAATGGCCTGAAGGCATTCCAACTGCACTCTCCCTCCCTCGTAATTACCGACATGCGCATGCCCCACATGTCGGGGCTGGATTTGATGGCAAAGGTCAAGGCAATCAATGATGACACCCCCGTCATCGTAATCACCGCGTTCGGTACGGTGTCTGATGCTGTGGATGCGATGCGACTCGGCGCCGCTGACTACATCTTGAAGCCGATCAATGCAGATGAGCTCAAGCTCAGTGTCAGTCGAATCTTCGAGAGACAGCAACTTGTCGACGAAAACCGGTATCTTCGAGATCTGGTCGGCTCCGAGTTGCAATTCTCTAGCATAATCGGGAATTCAAGGAAAATGCGAGACGTCTTCGCGGTTGCCACTCAAGTTGCCCGGCGTGACAGCACCGTCCTCATTACCGGCGAGAGCGGAACCGGCAAAGAAATACTTGCTAAGGCGATCCATCAAAACAGCTTGCGCGCTGGAAAACCGTTCATCACGGTAAATTGTGGGGCTCTCCCGGAGACACTCGTCGAGTCGGAACTCTTCGGACATACGAAAGGTGCATTTACCGGTGCGGCTGGCGAGCGGGCAGGAAAATTCGAAACTGCCAACGAGGGCACGATCTTCCTGGACGAGGTTGGAGAACTCCCCCTCGCCATGCAAGTAAAGTTATTACGCGTGCTGCAGGAGCGAGAGGTCGACAAACTCGGCAGTTCTCATCCGGTTAAGGTCAATGTCCGGATTATTGCGGCGACTAACCGAGATCTGAAGACCCAAGTGGAGGACGGCGATCTTCGCGAGGATCTTTACTATCGACTTAGTGTAATCACTATCCAGTTGCCGCCCCTTCGAGAACGCCGGGAAGATATTCCCGCTCTCATCGCCCATTTTCTCAGGCGCTTCGCGGAACGATACGAGACGACCCGACTGACAATCGGAGATGATGCGCTCGACGTGCTGCAAAAATACGATTGGCCCGGCAACATACGGGAGCTTGAAAATGTGATCGAGCGACTCTCGGTACTTGCCACAGGGAATGCGATCGGCGCTGCGGATCTACCGGCCGAAATCCGCGCCAACCGAAGCCGTATCGCTTCCATAGGGTTGAAGCTTCCTGACGAGGGGATAAGCCTCGAAGAAGTCGAGAAGGAAATTCTCGTGCAGGCACTTGAAAAACATCACTGGAACCAGACGCGTGCCTCCCGCTACTTGAACATAAGCAGAAAAACTCTCATTTATCGTATGGAAAAGTTTGGTCTAGTCGAACGTGGGGCCGCCGAGCACGAAGCGCCGAACAATGCAGAATGA
- a CDS encoding TolC family protein has product MKKLGLFLFVMWVSASWVFAADDGPKSQAQAKVLVAQQGVGNPPGVLTLDDVIREGLQKNPAVQAAFHQVEAQKRRIPQVQTLPDPVASVGWAGNLTPFSVQNGDPSSSRAITVSQQFPYPGKLKLRGEVVSKEVEAANWDYEAVRRRVVTDLKTAYYDYFFQDKAIQTTQRNRDLLQKLASIAEARYRVGKGIQQDVLKSQVEISLLLQKLTVLEQQKKTAQVRLNTLLARDPDAPLPPAAELSPAELAVTLDELYAQARSADPALQREQTMVQRSAVAVSLAKRDYYPDFSVGYMYQQRPGMPDMNGATFGVNIPIFYRTKQREAVRQATEERISAERSRDNRQNELNFELKQQYLSAKASDQLLRLYSQGVVPQSSLALESSMSAYQVGNVDFLTVLGNFTTLLNYQVDYYRELANYQTALARIEALTGTDPSVTKQTTSIQTEKR; this is encoded by the coding sequence ATGAAGAAACTAGGGCTGTTCCTGTTCGTGATGTGGGTATCTGCGAGTTGGGTCTTCGCCGCTGACGATGGTCCAAAGTCCCAGGCGCAGGCCAAGGTCTTGGTCGCGCAACAAGGCGTGGGGAATCCGCCGGGCGTACTAACACTCGACGACGTTATCCGCGAAGGACTGCAGAAGAATCCGGCCGTTCAGGCCGCCTTCCACCAAGTCGAAGCTCAAAAACGGCGGATACCGCAAGTGCAAACCTTGCCCGATCCGGTAGCCTCTGTCGGCTGGGCAGGCAATCTCACTCCGTTCAGCGTTCAGAACGGCGATCCGTCTAGTTCGCGAGCGATCACCGTATCGCAGCAGTTTCCATACCCCGGAAAGCTAAAGCTGCGGGGAGAAGTGGTTAGCAAGGAAGTCGAAGCTGCGAACTGGGATTATGAAGCAGTCCGCCGTCGCGTCGTCACCGATTTGAAAACGGCCTATTACGACTATTTCTTCCAGGATAAAGCGATTCAGACCACGCAGCGGAATAGGGATCTTCTCCAGAAACTTGCGAGTATCGCTGAAGCCCGTTATCGGGTTGGCAAGGGCATTCAACAGGACGTGCTGAAATCGCAGGTTGAGATTTCGTTGCTGTTGCAGAAGCTGACAGTTCTCGAACAGCAGAAAAAGACAGCTCAGGTTCGGCTCAATACTCTTCTTGCTCGAGATCCCGATGCACCGCTGCCTCCAGCCGCAGAATTGTCACCAGCGGAGCTCGCAGTGACTCTCGACGAATTGTACGCGCAGGCGCGGTCGGCAGATCCCGCACTCCAGAGGGAACAGACCATGGTGCAACGGAGTGCCGTGGCAGTAAGTCTGGCGAAAAGAGATTACTACCCTGATTTCAGTGTCGGCTACATGTATCAACAGCGGCCAGGGATGCCCGACATGAATGGCGCCACTTTCGGCGTGAATATTCCGATCTTTTACCGCACGAAGCAGCGCGAGGCGGTCCGCCAGGCAACAGAGGAACGTATCAGCGCAGAGCGCAGCCGTGACAATCGACAGAACGAGCTGAACTTTGAATTAAAACAACAGTACCTCTCAGCCAAAGCGTCTGACCAGCTGCTACGCCTGTATTCCCAAGGTGTTGTTCCACAGTCTTCACTCGCGCTCGAGTCCTCGATGTCGGCATACCAAGTTGGCAATGTCGACTTCCTCACTGTCCTTGGCAATTTCACGACGTTGCTGAACTATCAGGTGGACTACTACCGAGAGCTCGCCAATTACCAGACAGCCCTAGCGCGGATTGAAGCCCTCACCGGGACCGACCCGTCCGTGACGAAGCAGACAACCAGCATTCAAACAGAGAAGAGGTAG
- a CDS encoding helix-turn-helix transcriptional regulator: MDDTQIDLKKLGAKIRFLRQGKDWALADLAEKSGVSKAYISDLENGAAGKPNIQYVFNIAVALDVTLDDLLKDATAKEQRAKRRSSGDLPPGLAELQQELALSDDALSQADVEMLAQVNFRGNRPRDKEGWRFVLQAIRMAGERSRQK, encoded by the coding sequence ATGGATGACACGCAGATTGATCTAAAGAAATTGGGTGCCAAGATCCGCTTTCTGCGGCAGGGGAAGGACTGGGCCTTGGCTGACTTGGCCGAAAAGTCCGGAGTTTCAAAGGCCTATATTTCAGATTTGGAAAACGGGGCAGCAGGCAAGCCGAATATCCAGTACGTTTTCAATATTGCAGTGGCACTCGATGTCACGCTGGACGACCTGCTGAAGGATGCCACAGCGAAGGAGCAGCGAGCGAAGCGGCGGTCATCTGGCGACTTACCACCCGGATTAGCGGAGCTTCAACAGGAGCTTGCTCTTTCCGATGACGCGCTTTCGCAGGCTGATGTGGAGATGCTTGCGCAAGTGAACTTTAGGGGAAACAGGCCAAGAGACAAAGAAGGGTGGCGGTTCGTGCTTCAGGCCATAAGAATGGCTGGTGAACGAAGCCGTCAAAAATAG
- a CDS encoding ImmA/IrrE family metallo-endopeptidase — MDTLRIGGRRYSDPDIISLCRQSGELIDPRSTVVNLARSLTEKANRFLGLPDDPLERLKIIASLNRIKILPMDMDQVRSEKRDAALYPTPSGWTVLYNPNRLRARIVFTIAHEIVHTFFPNSTSGARFRAITNPSSREANELELLCHLGASELVMPLDQFQRRANGRFGLSAVETLASYFGTSFEATVYRLATAHPGFAVAGMLKYRLTKDEERRLTKAANQGLLFSKVPTLRSQPAERKYRRQSVHLSPACREEEYTIRFNKSFDPSSVVYKAREGGIHSGVENLPNLANVSGQIEAMLCPYQGDNAGEEFGDVFFFWEELIERL, encoded by the coding sequence ATGGATACTCTACGCATCGGTGGTCGGCGTTATTCTGACCCCGACATTATTTCGCTTTGTAGGCAGAGCGGAGAACTGATTGATCCGCGTTCGACGGTCGTGAATTTGGCTCGCTCTCTGACCGAAAAAGCCAACAGGTTTTTGGGACTGCCTGACGATCCGTTGGAGCGATTGAAAATCATTGCCTCCCTCAATCGCATCAAGATCCTGCCGATGGACATGGACCAGGTGCGCAGCGAAAAACGAGATGCGGCACTGTACCCAACTCCCTCGGGGTGGACTGTTCTCTATAATCCGAATCGCCTTCGGGCTCGGATCGTCTTCACTATTGCACACGAGATCGTCCACACGTTTTTCCCCAACAGCACGAGCGGTGCTCGGTTCAGGGCGATTACGAATCCGAGTTCAAGGGAGGCGAACGAACTTGAACTCCTGTGTCACTTGGGTGCTTCGGAGTTAGTAATGCCGCTGGATCAGTTTCAACGACGAGCAAACGGGAGATTCGGCCTGTCCGCTGTTGAAACATTGGCTTCTTACTTTGGCACATCCTTCGAAGCAACTGTCTATCGACTCGCAACGGCTCATCCCGGTTTTGCGGTTGCCGGGATGTTGAAGTACCGTTTAACGAAGGATGAAGAAAGAAGACTTACGAAGGCGGCAAATCAGGGCCTTCTGTTCTCGAAGGTCCCAACGCTTCGATCACAACCTGCGGAACGCAAGTATCGACGTCAATCTGTGCATCTCTCGCCTGCTTGTCGCGAAGAGGAATACACAATCCGTTTTAATAAGTCGTTTGATCCGAGTTCAGTGGTGTACAAGGCCCGTGAGGGCGGAATACACAGCGGCGTGGAAAACCTTCCTAACTTGGCGAACGTGAGCGGACAAATTGAGGCAATGCTTTGCCCCTATCAAGGTGACAACGCAGGCGAGGAATTTGGGGACGTGTTTTTCTTTTGGGAGGAGCTCATCGAGCGCCTCTAA
- a CDS encoding efflux RND transporter periplasmic adaptor subunit has translation MVRKSVILIVVVVAVSILGFIYRGKIVATFQSSGSGQAASRPSTPPGERKVLYWYDAMNPTHTYDKPGKAPDGMDLVPKYADDGGGTGSTDQQSVGSAPPGERKVLYWYDAMNPTHHYDKPGKAPDGMDLIPQYAEDSTAGPPPAGTVHVDTRRQQLIGVRMGTVEREPLVRTVRTTGQLTADETRIEHVHVKINGYIDKVYVDYVGQLVKKGQPLFTVYSPDLVATQEEYLIAKRGDKAMGKSDFKEVSQGAQSLLDSARQRLKLWDISDDQIKKLDETGEVSKYMTFYSPVSGFVMDRKAFPQTAITPDMDLYQITDLSKIWVNADIYEYEVPFVKIGQTADMNLSYYAGKTYTGKITYIYPTVDPISRTVRVRIEFPNPKFELKPQMFANVSLQINYGTQVVVPQEAVLDSGNEQVVFVARGDGYFEPRKIRVGPSLDGKVVVLAGLKPGESIVTSGNFLIDSESQLKDAMGGMKH, from the coding sequence ATGGTTCGCAAGAGCGTAATTCTCATCGTGGTTGTCGTTGCCGTCAGTATCCTCGGCTTTATCTATCGCGGGAAGATTGTTGCTACCTTCCAGTCATCAGGCTCCGGCCAAGCCGCGTCCCGGCCCTCTACACCGCCTGGAGAAAGGAAAGTTCTCTATTGGTATGACGCGATGAATCCGACGCACACGTATGACAAGCCGGGAAAGGCCCCCGACGGCATGGACCTGGTGCCGAAGTATGCAGACGATGGCGGCGGAACTGGGAGCACCGACCAGCAATCGGTTGGGTCCGCCCCGCCCGGTGAACGCAAAGTCCTCTACTGGTACGACGCCATGAACCCTACCCACCACTATGACAAGCCCGGCAAGGCACCGGACGGTATGGACTTGATCCCCCAGTACGCGGAGGACAGCACAGCAGGACCGCCGCCTGCGGGCACAGTCCATGTGGACACCCGACGTCAACAACTGATCGGCGTGCGAATGGGCACCGTGGAGCGCGAACCGCTGGTGCGCACGGTGCGAACGACAGGTCAACTCACTGCCGATGAAACCAGGATCGAGCATGTGCACGTCAAGATCAATGGCTACATAGATAAGGTGTACGTGGATTACGTCGGCCAACTGGTAAAGAAAGGGCAACCCCTGTTCACCGTGTATAGCCCCGACTTGGTAGCCACGCAAGAGGAGTACCTCATTGCCAAGCGCGGTGACAAGGCCATGGGAAAGTCCGACTTCAAAGAAGTATCGCAAGGCGCTCAATCGTTGCTCGACTCCGCGCGTCAGAGGCTGAAACTCTGGGACATCAGTGACGATCAAATCAAAAAACTGGATGAAACCGGGGAGGTCAGTAAGTACATGACCTTCTATTCTCCGGTCAGCGGCTTCGTCATGGACCGCAAGGCATTTCCGCAGACCGCTATTACTCCCGATATGGATCTCTACCAGATCACGGACCTTTCGAAGATTTGGGTGAATGCGGATATTTACGAGTACGAAGTGCCGTTCGTGAAAATCGGCCAGACGGCCGACATGAATCTCAGCTATTACGCCGGGAAGACCTACACCGGAAAGATCACCTACATCTACCCGACGGTTGACCCCATCTCCCGCACCGTAAGAGTACGCATCGAGTTTCCCAATCCGAAATTCGAACTCAAGCCACAGATGTTCGCAAACGTCAGCCTACAGATCAACTATGGGACCCAAGTCGTGGTTCCGCAGGAGGCGGTGCTGGATTCGGGAAATGAGCAAGTCGTATTTGTCGCGCGGGGGGATGGTTACTTCGAGCCCCGAAAGATCCGGGTCGGACCAAGCCTGGACGGGAAGGTGGTCGTACTGGCGGGCCTGAAGCCCGGTGAAAGCATCGTTACCAGCGGCAATTTCCTGATCGATTCCGAAAGCCAGCTGAAGGACGCCATGGGCGGCATGAAGCACTGA
- a CDS encoding caspase family protein → MRKALVVGINDYPNAPLRGCVNDAVAISNIFATHGDGAPNFGIKLITSPGEAVTRSRLRGEIETLFSGDPDIALLYFSGHGLITSLGGFIVTTDFKKYDEGVSMDDILNLANHSKAKDKIIILDCCHSGAFGSPTITGSNVAQLSEGLSVLTASRDSESALEINGCGVFTALVVSALQGGAADLRGHITPGGIYAYVDQALGPWDQRPIFKTNVTRFTSLRTITPPVSHATLRKLIEYFPRPQDEHKLDPSYEFTEPTADPKRVAIMKDLQRFVSVGLVVPVNEEHMYFAAMNSKSCRLTAVGFQYWRLVKEKHL, encoded by the coding sequence ATGAGAAAAGCCCTTGTCGTCGGTATTAATGACTATCCGAACGCTCCGCTGCGCGGGTGCGTTAACGACGCAGTTGCGATCAGCAACATTTTCGCCACCCATGGTGATGGCGCACCCAATTTCGGAATCAAACTCATAACCTCGCCCGGCGAAGCCGTCACAAGGTCAAGGCTTAGAGGCGAAATCGAGACTCTATTTTCTGGCGATCCGGATATTGCGCTGCTGTACTTTTCGGGGCACGGCCTGATCACAAGTCTTGGCGGCTTTATTGTCACGACGGACTTCAAGAAATATGATGAAGGCGTTTCAATGGATGACATCCTCAACCTAGCGAATCACTCCAAAGCGAAGGACAAAATTATCATCCTTGATTGCTGTCATTCTGGTGCATTCGGGTCTCCGACGATTACAGGAAGTAATGTCGCCCAGCTCTCAGAAGGTTTATCTGTACTGACAGCTAGCCGAGATTCGGAATCAGCTCTGGAGATAAATGGCTGTGGTGTCTTCACCGCGCTCGTCGTCAGTGCTCTACAAGGCGGCGCGGCAGATTTACGAGGCCACATAACCCCTGGCGGCATCTACGCCTATGTCGATCAAGCCTTAGGGCCATGGGACCAACGGCCAATATTCAAAACGAACGTAACTCGCTTCACATCCCTCAGAACTATTACGCCGCCTGTGTCACACGCGACGCTTAGGAAATTGATTGAGTATTTTCCCAGACCACAGGACGAGCACAAGCTTGACCCTTCCTATGAGTTCACTGAACCGACCGCCGATCCGAAACGAGTGGCAATAATGAAAGATCTTCAAAGATTTGTCAGCGTGGGCTTGGTAGTGCCGGTGAATGAAGAACACATGTATTTTGCGGCCATGAATTCCAAATCATGCCGGTTGACCGCCGTGGGTTTTCAATACTGGCGACTAGTTAAGGAAAAGCACCTTTAG
- a CDS encoding ATP-binding protein: MERNLIRILIAGTAVIGVSALHYHTATSHLLIHQLLQRAYYIPLALFAIWYGWRGGLVAATFCAIVYIPHIWMAWHMHPEFSASQYIEIGMFFPIGFMIGMLSDHERAQRYKAEATARQLSEVYKQLQDSFEQLRRADRLTALGELAAGLAHEIRNPLGAIEGAVQILRRPALPVATQNEFGQLAAGEIERLKELINNVLNFGRPKPLQKIDTYPRVLVDSVVKLVGETAKMAGITVNVDISDLDRPIRVDADQIKQVLLNLGLNGIQAMSAGGTLTYRTKTGDDYVEFEVVDEGKGIPEGDLERIFDPFYTSRAEGTGLGLSIAYRIVHQHQGHISVQKNEIRGMTFVVRLPDSSCDAKKESV, translated from the coding sequence ATGGAAAGAAATCTCATCCGCATCTTGATTGCTGGAACGGCAGTGATTGGTGTGTCTGCGCTGCACTACCATACCGCCACCTCCCACCTGCTGATTCACCAACTTCTTCAGCGCGCCTATTACATACCTCTCGCGCTGTTTGCTATCTGGTACGGTTGGCGCGGCGGGCTGGTTGCGGCTACTTTCTGTGCGATCGTTTACATTCCTCATATCTGGATGGCATGGCACATGCATCCGGAGTTCAGTGCCTCCCAATACATTGAGATTGGGATGTTCTTCCCAATTGGATTCATGATCGGCATGCTCTCCGACCATGAGCGAGCGCAGCGCTATAAGGCGGAAGCCACGGCGCGACAATTGAGCGAGGTTTATAAGCAACTGCAAGACAGTTTTGAGCAACTCCGCCGGGCCGACCGCTTAACTGCGCTCGGCGAACTTGCCGCTGGACTTGCCCATGAAATACGCAATCCCCTGGGAGCCATTGAGGGCGCAGTGCAAATTCTTAGAAGACCGGCGCTTCCGGTGGCTACTCAAAACGAGTTCGGACAGTTGGCGGCTGGCGAAATCGAGCGCCTGAAGGAACTGATTAACAACGTTTTAAATTTCGGGCGTCCCAAACCTCTGCAAAAGATCGATACCTATCCCCGTGTCCTTGTCGATTCCGTCGTAAAGCTGGTCGGGGAGACCGCAAAGATGGCGGGGATTACTGTCAATGTGGACATTAGTGATTTGGATCGACCGATCCGAGTAGATGCGGATCAGATAAAACAGGTTCTGCTAAATCTTGGATTGAATGGCATTCAGGCCATGTCCGCCGGGGGTACTCTCACATACCGAACTAAGACGGGCGATGACTACGTTGAATTCGAAGTTGTGGATGAGGGGAAGGGCATTCCGGAGGGCGACCTGGAGAGGATATTCGATCCCTTCTACACTTCGCGCGCCGAGGGGACCGGCTTGGGTCTATCGATCGCCTACCGTATCGTTCACCAGCACCAAGGCCACATAAGCGTACAAAAAAATGAAATCCGTGGAATGACCTTTGTTGTAAGGTTGCCGGATTCGAGCTGTGACGCCAAGAAGGAGAGTGTATGA
- a CDS encoding PaeR7I family type II restriction endonuclease, giving the protein MDIDKRLQEAVQSYWDARGKNKEKQIEGGKIDAGTRGEVTGGAQMGAMEVLVADILSDAGLKKLDVKTRTALELPGYYRAEKKWDLIVVSGGQLVTAMEFKSQVGPSFGNNFNNRSEEAIGSATDIWVAFREGRFGKTPAPFLGYFFLLEDCGRVKTPVRNKEPYFKVDPVFQKASYSKRYELLARRLVLERVYSAACLVMATNSPRTQITQPAEDLNFKRFVAALRGHVVTFLGSQKK; this is encoded by the coding sequence TTGGACATCGATAAACGATTACAGGAAGCCGTTCAAAGCTACTGGGACGCGCGTGGAAAGAACAAGGAAAAACAGATTGAAGGTGGCAAGATCGATGCTGGAACGCGCGGCGAAGTCACAGGCGGCGCGCAAATGGGCGCTATGGAGGTCCTTGTTGCTGACATCCTGTCCGATGCCGGGCTGAAAAAACTTGATGTGAAAACGCGCACGGCGCTGGAGCTTCCCGGTTATTATCGCGCGGAAAAAAAGTGGGATCTGATTGTGGTGTCTGGTGGCCAGCTCGTCACCGCGATGGAATTCAAATCCCAGGTTGGTCCGTCCTTTGGCAACAACTTTAATAACCGGTCTGAAGAGGCCATAGGCAGCGCGACGGATATTTGGGTCGCATTCCGGGAGGGAAGGTTCGGCAAAACTCCTGCCCCCTTCCTTGGCTACTTTTTCCTGCTGGAAGACTGCGGCCGAGTGAAGACGCCAGTGCGCAACAAGGAGCCATACTTCAAGGTAGATCCGGTATTCCAGAAGGCGTCATACAGCAAACGTTATGAGCTGCTGGCTCGACGCTTGGTGCTTGAACGCGTCTATAGTGCTGCCTGTCTGGTCATGGCCACGAATTCTCCGCGTACCCAGATTACTCAACCTGCAGAAGACCTTAACTTTAAGCGTTTCGTAGCGGCGCTCAGAGGGCATGTTGTGACCTTTCTGGGCAGTCAGAAGAAATAG